Within the Corallococcus exiguus genome, the region CTCTACGTGATGGGCACGGGCGGCACGTTGTTGTTCCCGGAAGAGGACGGAACGCTCCGACCCGGAGCATTCGCTTCGGTGGGCCTGGGGGTGGACAGTGCGCGCTGAGGCTTTGTGGGTGTGCCTGGCCGTGCTCGTCACTGGCTGCACCCCGCTGCGGCCCGTGTCCGGCAGGAGCCTGAGCTACACGCCGCGCACGGTCGCGGTTGAAGCATCCCCTGAAGCATCCTCGCACGCAGCCATCGTCGAGCCCGCGGAGGAGATGCCTCGGCTGCACCGTCGCAAGGCCATCCGCCAAGAGGGAACGGGCGCGAGTCCAGGCCGTGTGGCCGTGGCCGCGAGTCCGGCACTCCAGGAGGATGTCTGGGAGAAGTTGCTGACGGACGCGGGGCTGGAAGCGGGCGACGAACGGCCGCTGCCGGGAGGATCGCTCACCTCCATGCAGGCGGCGCGGCTCCTGACCCTGCTGCTGCGCAAGCCCGTGACGCTGGGAACGTTTCCCGCCCGTATGGCCGTGGGACAGGTGTTGCGCGAGGTGCTGGCGGAAGGCGCGGTGTCGCGCGACGACCTGTCGCGCAGGGTCGAGCGCTACAGCCGGGTCGCGGTGTTGCGGCCAGACGGCTACCTCGCCTGGGTGTGGAATGGCCGCACGCAGCAGAAGGCCGGAGCCGTGGAGTGGAAGGACGGCGCGTTCCGGGCAGGCCCCTTCGAACTGGGCCGCTTCTACGTGAGCAATGGTTTCGTCTTCCAGCTCGCGGACGAGCAGCTGGCGCCAGTGAACGGTCCGGTGTTCGTCGAGGTGTATAGCGACGCCGACATCATTGGCAGGACGCTGGACGGGGCGGAAGCCGCGGTCGTGAAGCTGGCGCTCGCGCTGGGGAAGTTCTTCACGTACCCGTTGGACAGCGTCACCGCGTTGAAGGACCTGCCCGCGGGAGTGGCCGCGCTCCTCGCGTCATCGCCCGAGTACTTCGAGCGCTTCCGGTTCATGTCTCGAGGCGACCAGATGCGGACCGTGGCCGAGCTGGCCACGAACCTCCTCCTGACCACAGGCTCCGCGACATCCGCGACGCGAACAGTGACAGGAGCCCTGACGGGTGCCGAAGCAACGGTGCCGGTCCTGTCGCTGTCCGCGCAAGGAGCGCTCACCATCGAGCGTGTCTCGGTGCCTGTAGGCCGCGCGGCCTCGGTTCTTGGGGGAGGGCCAGGGGCGGCCATCGTCCTCCAGCGTGCGTCCACGGCGACGCAGGGAGGTGCCCCCTCCAAGGGCCCCGGCCAATGGGGACCCGTGAAGGAGTCCATGAAGCCGCGTGCCCGGCGCTACCAGGAGCAGATCACGGGGCACACAGCGGATGAGGCGTACTGGGTGGGAGGCACCAGCACGCAAGCCGGAGGAGTGAAGTTCGACGGTTTCAAGGACGGCGTGCTACTGGAGGCCAAGGGGCCCGGCTACGCGAAGTTCTTCGACGGCCTGGAGCCCAAGGCGTGGTTCAAGAATTCAGGTGCGGCTGACCTTGTTGCACAAGCAAAGCGCCAGAATGAGATCGTTCGAGGCATGGGTATCCTCATTGAGTGGCATGTGGCGGAAGCCGGGGCCGCCCAGGCCATTGAATGGTTGCTTGAGAGCGAAACCATCAGCGTTATCAAGGTCATCCACACCCCAGCGCGCTGAGGAGAAACGCGTGACCGCAAGCTTCGAAACCACAACCTGGCCTGAGATGTACTACGCAGGTGCCTATTGGGGACCGCGCGAGGAATCTCCCGAAGAGTGCGCGCGGCGCACGGCGGAGTTTCTCAACTTGCTTTCGCCGTACGATCCGCTCCTGGCAACTTGGTACAAGCCTACCCGGTCACTCAAGGACGTGCGCAAGTACCCGCTGATGCCACCTGACCTCAGCACTCTCACGGAGTTGTTCCGACGCGGGGTGAATCGAGAAAGGGGCGGGCCGGTCTTTGCATCGCTCGGCTTTAGTTTCTCGTTTGGCAATGGCGGGCTGGAGACTGACGGTGTGCACCTGCGAATGACTTGTGGCTGTTACAGTGAGGTCAATGCCAACGTCTGTGTCATGTCCCTTCCGAGTAAGGGCCCCCATACAGAGCGGCTGATGTCAGTGCCCGTGTTGAGCGGAGTGCTGCGCAGCATGGCGCTCGCTCTCGACCCTGACTGGGCGGTCGCCGGATCTCATGAGTACCGCAAGCAGATGAACGCGGACTCGACAGCAGGTGCGTTCGTCGGTTGGGTCACGTACCAGTCGCGACGCCGGGGGACAGTGCCACCGCTTCCCGCGCCAGTCCGCATTGAGCCAGTTGAGGACAAGGGCGCGCTCATCATCCTCTCGCCAGAGCGCATCTCCGCGAGGAACCCCGAGCACATCGAGCAGGGCCACCGTATCGGAGCACTGCTGGCCAAAGCAGGGCTCATGCGGCCCGTCATGCCCTGACCTGCGGATTGATCAAATGGAAGGAAACCGCACTCCTGGAAGGACGAGCAGCCGTGTGCCTTCCGCGTCCAAAAGTTCCAGCGTGTAGACACCGCGAGCTTCCCGGGGCTGCGCTTCGGCTTCAACGATGATCATGGCGGATCCGATTTCGGAGTCTGGATCCCGCTCGATGACTTCCACGACCTTCAAGGCCTGATGGTTCGGTCCACTGAGGACCGCCCTGGTGGCTTTGCCGGAGAGCGGCATCCCTCCAGAGAACTCCAACTGCACGGCGACCCGGCGTACAGAGCGGAAGCTCCTGACACGGAAATCTCCGCCTGAGGGACTCGTGACGAGTTCCTCCATTTCCAACGTCTGGACTCCTCCTTGCCCCAGGATCTTTTCGGAGAGGAGCACTGCCAGCCCCACGTCGGTGCAGGCCTGCTTGTCGGACGCGCCTCCATCCGCGGCTGCCAGAAACGGAACCAGGAACAGGAGCACGCGCCCTCCTATTCGTCGTACCGCCACACGCCCTTCACGGATATCAGGTTGGGAACGATGGCGGTGTTCTCGTCCCCCCCTTCACTGCGAGGAACGCCCCGCGTGCGATCCGGGTTGAACCAGAGTTCGACACAGACAGGAAATGTTTCACCGGTCTTTTCCTGACGCAGTTGGGTGAAACGGCCGTAGACCCGTTTGGAACCCACATAGAGCGTGCCCGTCAGCATGGAACCGTGCCTGACGCGCCCCTCTGCGCCATGCGTGTACACGGCAGCACGTCCCTCGCGGACGGTGACGAGCCTGGAGCGCACAGTCGGCTCGAGCTTGGCAGCCCACTGCACGCCTTCGATTTCCAGCTTCTGCATCGCCGCCTGCGCATCCAATGGACAGTCCTCGGCGGGAGGCGTGGGACGATCCACCAGGGGGGCGCTGGCGCAGGCCATGCCCGCCATACAGGTCGCAAGCGCAGCGGTCTTGAGTGCACGGGCAGGCTTTGGAGACGGCGGGGCAGGGGGCTTGGTCGTCACGGGAGCGTGTTCCTCTTTCTGCGCTGCCACGGGGGCGGCGACGGGAACACTGTGCGGGCGGTCCGGCGTGATCGCTAATTTATGACCAACAGGGGCGGAAACACTCTCTGGGACCCCTGGGGTTGTATGTGGAGTCCACCCCCGAAGCAGGACCTCCCAGGTCCCGGGTCCCGCCAGCAGCAATCCCAGGCACACCACCACGCCCACCCACCCCCAGGCCGGGAACCGACGCGGGGCCACCGGCTCGGGAACAGGCCGGGGCCTTGGCGCGGGCTTCAGGTACGGCTGCGCGGGCCACGCCGGACGGCGGATCTGATTCGGCGTGCCCGGAATTTCGTCGAAGAGGTGCGCCTCGAACGCCGCCGCTCCACCCGAGAGCAGCCCTCGCATCAGCTCCGAGTGCGCTACCTCCCCCGTGCGAGGCCTCTGTTCCGGCTCCTTCTCCAACAGCCGCAGGATGGCCCTCGACAGGGGCTCCGGCACCTGGGGGTTGATGTCCCGGGGAGACGGCGGCAGCCGCTCCGTGATGGCCACCGCCAGCAGCTCCGGCTCCTGCCCCGGCGGGAACGGGTAGTGCCCCGTGACGGCCCGGTACAGGCACACACCCAGGGCATACAGGTCATCCGCCTCCCGGTACGGATAGCGCAGCTCCGGCTGCCTCCAGTGGCGCTGCTGGAACCGGATGGCCTCTGGACTGCGCAGGTGCAGCGTCCCCGGGGGCAGGGTGGTGGTCGTGAGCGTCGCGGCCCCCGTCTGGTCACCCGCCCCGAAGTCGATGAGCACCGGCACCTGCTCCCTCGCGCGGATCAGGATGTGCTCCGGCTTCAGGTCGCGGTGCAGCACGCCTCGCGCATGCAGCACGCCCAGTGTCATCGCCACCGAGCCGCCCACCATGGCCACCTGCCGGAACGTGGGGTTGACCGTCTCCGTCCAGAGGTGGAGCGCCATCCCCTCCACGCAGTCCATGACGAAGTACGGCAGCCCCTCCACCGGATCCGGCCACCGCCCCGTGGCATGCACCCGCACCACGTTCGGATGCCACGCCCGGTCCAACAACAGCGCCATCTCCCGCAGCGCCCGGGCCGGGTCCGGATGCAGCGACAGCTTGAGCGCGAAGCTCCGCCCCGGCGCGTCCAGCGGCTCCACCCGGTAGACCGCGCCGTACCCGCCCACTCCCAGCGTCCCCTGCACGCGCCAGCGCCCCACCACCGCGCCGGGCTGGAGCGCCCCCGGGAACACCTGTGACCCTTCCTGACCCATGGACTCCCAGGGTCGCATGAATTCCACTCAACCTGGAAGGTCGATCGGGGCCGGGCGCCGGAGACAACCCTG harbors:
- a CDS encoding Tox-REase-5 domain-containing protein — its product is MRAEALWVCLAVLVTGCTPLRPVSGRSLSYTPRTVAVEASPEASSHAAIVEPAEEMPRLHRRKAIRQEGTGASPGRVAVAASPALQEDVWEKLLTDAGLEAGDERPLPGGSLTSMQAARLLTLLLRKPVTLGTFPARMAVGQVLREVLAEGAVSRDDLSRRVERYSRVAVLRPDGYLAWVWNGRTQQKAGAVEWKDGAFRAGPFELGRFYVSNGFVFQLADEQLAPVNGPVFVEVYSDADIIGRTLDGAEAAVVKLALALGKFFTYPLDSVTALKDLPAGVAALLASSPEYFERFRFMSRGDQMRTVAELATNLLLTTGSATSATRTVTGALTGAEATVPVLSLSAQGALTIERVSVPVGRAASVLGGGPGAAIVLQRASTATQGGAPSKGPGQWGPVKESMKPRARRYQEQITGHTADEAYWVGGTSTQAGGVKFDGFKDGVLLEAKGPGYAKFFDGLEPKAWFKNSGAADLVAQAKRQNEIVRGMGILIEWHVAEAGAAQAIEWLLESETISVIKVIHTPAR
- a CDS encoding immunity 52 family protein, which codes for MTASFETTTWPEMYYAGAYWGPREESPEECARRTAEFLNLLSPYDPLLATWYKPTRSLKDVRKYPLMPPDLSTLTELFRRGVNRERGGPVFASLGFSFSFGNGGLETDGVHLRMTCGCYSEVNANVCVMSLPSKGPHTERLMSVPVLSGVLRSMALALDPDWAVAGSHEYRKQMNADSTAGAFVGWVTYQSRRRGTVPPLPAPVRIEPVEDKGALIILSPERISARNPEHIEQGHRIGALLAKAGLMRPVMP
- a CDS encoding serine/threonine protein kinase, translated to MRPWESMGQEGSQVFPGALQPGAVVGRWRVQGTLGVGGYGAVYRVEPLDAPGRSFALKLSLHPDPARALREMALLLDRAWHPNVVRVHATGRWPDPVEGLPYFVMDCVEGMALHLWTETVNPTFRQVAMVGGSVAMTLGVLHARGVLHRDLKPEHILIRAREQVPVLIDFGAGDQTGAATLTTTTLPPGTLHLRSPEAIRFQQRHWRQPELRYPYREADDLYALGVCLYRAVTGHYPFPPGQEPELLAVAITERLPPSPRDINPQVPEPLSRAILRLLEKEPEQRPRTGEVAHSELMRGLLSGGAAAFEAHLFDEIPGTPNQIRRPAWPAQPYLKPAPRPRPVPEPVAPRRFPAWGWVGVVVCLGLLLAGPGTWEVLLRGWTPHTTPGVPESVSAPVGHKLAITPDRPHSVPVAAPVAAQKEEHAPVTTKPPAPPSPKPARALKTAALATCMAGMACASAPLVDRPTPPAEDCPLDAQAAMQKLEIEGVQWAAKLEPTVRSRLVTVREGRAAVYTHGAEGRVRHGSMLTGTLYVGSKRVYGRFTQLRQEKTGETFPVCVELWFNPDRTRGVPRSEGGDENTAIVPNLISVKGVWRYDE
- a CDS encoding DUF2381 family protein translates to MLLFLVPFLAAADGGASDKQACTDVGLAVLLSEKILGQGGVQTLEMEELVTSPSGGDFRVRSFRSVRRVAVQLEFSGGMPLSGKATRAVLSGPNHQALKVVEVIERDPDSEIGSAMIIVEAEAQPREARGVYTLELLDAEGTRLLVLPGVRFPSI